A genomic segment from Nicotiana tabacum cultivar K326 chromosome 9, ASM71507v2, whole genome shotgun sequence encodes:
- the LOC107826106 gene encoding choline monooxygenase, chloroplastic: MAVLQKLSSFNHFPRQQSQFKKPKLCCPLPLKIQIFSCPIKHRIYHPSFQVSSSLINTNYSNHHDYAQKLVQEFDPKIPIEEAVTPPSSWYTDPSFYNHELNQVFFKGWQAVGYTEQIKEPSQYFTGRLGNVEYVVCRDDGGKIHAFHNVCRHHASLLASGSGKRSCFVCPYHGWTYGLDGALLKATRITGIKNFKVNEMGLVPMKVAVWGPFILLNFENGVLSEQESDFDLVGNEWLGTSSQILADGGVDSSLSFLCRREYTIECNWKVFCDNYLDGGYHVPYAHKGLASGLTLDSYSTTILEKVSIQRCETGSAEKDQEFDRLGSKALYAFVYPNFMINRYGPWMDTNLVLPQGPRKCLVIFDYFLDASLKGDESFIAQSLQDSETVQIEDIKLCEAVQRGLESPAYSSGRYAPQVEKAMHHFHCLLYENLCN; encoded by the exons ATGGCAGTGCTACAGAAGCTCAGTTCCTTTAATCACTTCCCCAGACAACAATCTCAGTTCAAGAAACCCAAATTATGTTGTCCTTTACCTTTAAAGATTCAGATTTTCAGTTGTCCTATAAAACACAGAATCTATCATCCTTCATTTCAAGTCTCATCTTCACTAATTAACACTAATTACTCAAACCACCATGATTATGCTCAAAAATTGGTTCAAGAATTTGACCCCAAAATCCCTATTGAAGAAGCTGTGACTCCACCTAGTTCTTGGTACACAGACCCTTCTTTTTATAATCATGAACTCAATCAAGTCTTCTTCAAAGGATGGCAAGCTGTTG GGTACACCGAACAGATCAAAGAGCCTAGCCAGTATTTCACCGGAAG ATTGGGCAATGTCGAGTATGTTGTATGTCGAGATGATGGTGGAAAAATACATGCTTTTCATAACGTGTGCCGGCATCACGCCTCTCTTCTTGCCTCGGGAAGTGGGAAAAGATCTTGCTTTGTTTGCCCATACCAT GGGTGGACATACGGATTGGACGGAGCGCTTCTTAAGGCAACTAGAATAACTGGAATCAAGAACTTCAAAGTGAAc GAGATGGGACTAGTTCCAATGAAAGTAGCTGTATGGGGACCGTTCATACTTCTCAATTTTGAAAATGGAGTTTTGTCTGAACAAGAATCTGATTTTGACTTGGTTGGAAACGAATGGCTGGGTACTTCATCCCAAATCTTGGCGGATGGTGGAGTCGATTCTTCATTAAGTTTTTTATGTAGACGCGAATACACCATTGAGTGTAACTGGAAG GTGTTCTGTGACAACTACTTGGATGGAGGTTATCATGTACCATATGCTCATAAAGGTCTTGCTTCTGGTCTGACGCTTGACTCGTATTCTACCACG ATACTTGAGAAAGTCAGCATCCAACGATGTGAAACTGGGAGTGCAGAAAAGGACCAAGAATTTGATCGACTTGGATCAAAAGCTTTATATGCATTCGTGTATCCAAACTTCATGATCAACAG GTATGGTCCTTGGATGGACACGAATCTAGTACTGCCTCAAGGACCTCGGAAATGTCTAGTGATATTTGACTACTTTCTTGATGCATCTCTCAAG GGTGACGAGAGTTTTATCGCACAGAGTCTCCAAGATAGTGAGACAGTGCAG ATAGAGGATATAAAATTATGTGAAGCTGTACAAAGAGGCCTCGAATCACCTGCGTACAGCTCTGGCCGGTATGCACCACAAGTCGAGAAGGCTATGCATCATTTTCACTGTCTTCTATAtgaaaatctttgtaattga